The Pseudomonas sp. LFM046 region TCACCTGTCCATCGACGAGTTGTCCCGTACGCGGCGCGAAAGCGTCGGTGGTTTCGATGCCCTGATGCGCTCGACGCAGGTGGCCTACACACTGGCCGACGATGGCGGGAGCGCTTTCGGCGGCGTGCGCGCCTGGCTGGATGGCAGCCGTCGGAGGGCAATCACTGCCGGGCTCGAGCGTTTCTATACCACGCGCATGTGCAGTGTCGTGAGTCGCACGATGATGGCAGCCAGTTGCAGCCTGGTCAGCGATGCCGTGATCGTGCTGATCGTACTCATGGGTGGGCTTTACCGGAGCAGCGACTTCGGATTCACCCTGGCGGTCACCGCCTTGCTGCTGGTGCGTTCCGATCTGGCAAACGTCTTTCTGGCGGTGACCGGGCTCCGCTCGCAATCGTTGTCGGTGTCGCGGCTTTCGCACTTCGCCCGGAACAAGGCGCGGGTACTGGCAACCTTGGAGCACGACACGGTGCGCATCGCGCCGTTCGGCGCGCGTCGGGACTACCGTTCCTGCCATCTCGGGAAGGGAAGGGTGCATATGCTTTCGGGCGCTTCCGGTTCCGGCAAGAGCCAGTACCTGAAGGGGATCGCTGGCGTGACCGAGGTGGCTAGCCGCGAATCCGGCGGCGGGGAAGAGGTTCTGCGCTGTTACTACCTGGACCGGCAGGTGTTGCCGCTGATGGGCATGGGTTCTCATGGAGACTACGGGCTGATGGGCTGGTTGAGGCGATTGCCGGCTGACGGACGGCAACTGATCCTGCTTGACGAGCTGTTTTCCCTGCTTTCCGTGGAGGACCTGCAAGCGCGCCTGCGCGAGCTGGAGCGCTACGCCCGGTGGACGGGCAACACGCTGGTAGTGGTCGATCACCGGCATCGGCTCGCACACAACATCGAGCTGAGCGAGTTGGCATGTTGAGCAATACGCGTTCCGTGCAGGCCCCGCACATCTATCTTGGCGACCGTGGATTTCTCAAGCGCTACGGCAGTCCCTATTCGGCGCGGGAGGTCGAGTCCATCGTCCGTCAGGTTTTGGACGGCTCCGGCCTGGGCGTGGCTAGCGGTGACTGGCCGTCCGCGCTGGCGGTGAGCCGCGCGCTGGGCGGACGTCCCGCCAACCGCCATATCTACCACTCGCGATTCCTGGTTCGGATCATCGAACGGGGCACGGCCAGGCGCATGAGCGTCGCAGAGGTGCAGCGGACGCCTGACAGGTTCTATCTGTCCGACGGCTATCGTTTCGAGCCCGACGACGAACAGATTTCCGAGGACATCCGGATCGTCTCGCAGTGTCTGCCCGGTGTGGTCACCGTGGGAGGCGACTGGCTGGATATTCTCATCACTCGCAACGAGACGGAGTTACTCGAGGAGATACTGGCGCGAATGGAGGCTGCTTTGCCGCCTGCGACCCATCAGGTCCTGATGAGCTTCAGACCCAGCGAGGCATTCCTGGCCCTGCTGGAGCGTCGCGGGGGCAGCGGCGCGGCGGTGCCGGTGAACATTCTCGGTATGCAATGCCGCACGAGCCTGGACTACCTAGAGGCCGTCCGCCGACGAGCGCCCATCTACGCCCTGCATTGCCTGGCCGGCGGACGTGTACCGCTGCTCTCGGCCCTGGATTATGCGTTCAATCATATGCAGGTGCGGGCCTGCATCGTAGGGGCTACCCAGCGTAGGCACATTGATGCCTTGCTGTCCTGCGAGGCGATTTTCTCCGTGGAGACGGCATGACGATTGTGCTGATGCGCTGTTCCAGCTGCGCTGACGAGTCGGCCCTTGAGCCCTGCCTGCGGACAGTGTTCCAGGCCCACCCCGACCTGCTGCTGCTTACCGGACGCGCCGACTGCTACAGCCCAGTGATCCGACTGGCCAGGGAGCTTGGGATGGGTACCCGGGTGTTGGAGCATGGATTTTATGACCCGCAGCGGCTGCGCGGCGCGCGCAAGATGGACTGGCTGCTCGAACCCCATGCGGGCCGCGACGGTTCTCTGAGCCTGCACGCTACGTACCATGCGCTCGCTCTCGAGTTCGAACGGGCGCTGGAGGACTGCACAGAAGGCGCGCTGCTCGTCTACCTGGACCAACTAATGCTGGAGCTCCTGTACGGCATTCTCGCCGGCAGTTCCCTGCAGGCCATGCAAGGATTTTCCTTTTATCTCGACGAGCTGTCGGTCGCAGTTTTCGCCAGAGCCCCGCTTCGCGGCGGTTTCCAGACCTTGCTGCTCAAGTCGAATGTCAGGCCATCGGAAGCTTTCGTCTTCCGACCGGATCTGCGGCTGGTGACGCGTTAGTGGTGAACAGACCTTCGGGCGCATACAAGAATTGGAGTGAATATGGACCCCAGACGCAAGGAGTACCTCTCGACGGAGGTACATTACACAGAAGAGTCTCTGCGCATCGGCGAGCACTACGTCATGCACGAGTGGGAGCGACCACTGATCCGCCGGATGGTCGAGAATCTGAAAATCACATCGACGGACCATGTGCTGGAGATTGGATTCGGCCTGGGGATTTCGGCAACGCTCCTGCAGCAGTTCCGCCCTGTCACTCACACCATCGTCGAGCCGCATCCACAAGTTCTGGAGCAGGCCAGGCAATGGCAGGGAGAGCGTAACGGCGTCCATCTCCGGCAGGGTTACTGGCAGCAACTGGGGAGTGATTCAACCCACTTCACGGCCATTTTCTTCGATCCCTTCTGCGACGACATGGCGGCGGTCGACGACGAGAACATCTCCTTTCTTGAGTTCGCTTCTCGTACCTTGCTGGCGGAAGACGGACGCCTAGCCATGTTCTGCATACACCCGTTCCTGCCCCTCGACTACCAGCGCGCCATGTTCGCCCACTATCGGCAGGTGGAGATCGGCGTGGTGCAAGTCGAGCCTCGGGACACTGCGGACCCTACCGACAAGTGGAGTGGTCGCATGATCTCGGTCGTCCTCTACAAGTAGTGACGTGCCGTCGCATTACCGAAGTAAACGCCCCGTCCCCTGAAGGTGGGATGGAGCGGCGCTACAACATTGAATGATTAAGGAGAGATACCTATGGATGGTTTGGTTGCTCGAATTGGCCTGGCAGGCTTCGTCTGTCTGCAGGCGATCCAGGGATGGGCGGCAGACTCTTTTACATCGACACTGGCGGGGCAGGGTACTGCTAAAGCGATGACTATCGTGTTCGAGCCGCCCAAGGGCAAGGAGGACGAGTTTCTCAACGACTTCGTCAGTTCCCAGACCGCTTATATGCAGAGCTATTCCGGCCGTTCGATGGACGGAGTGAAAGTGATCAACCTAATCCCCACTGAGAAGGGCGAACCTCTGATCCATCTGATGATTTACAGCGATTCGGCGAAATTCGAGCGCGCCAGGCAGATTTTCGACTCCCGCGAAGGGTTGAAAGGGTATATCGATGGACACGTAAAGAAATACGGCGGGTACAACGTTCCAAAAGAATACCTGCAAAACACCAAGGTATATCTGAGCAACGTACTGGCCGACGCGCCATGA contains the following coding sequences:
- a CDS encoding class I SAM-dependent methyltransferase; amino-acid sequence: MDPRRKEYLSTEVHYTEESLRIGEHYVMHEWERPLIRRMVENLKITSTDHVLEIGFGLGISATLLQQFRPVTHTIVEPHPQVLEQARQWQGERNGVHLRQGYWQQLGSDSTHFTAIFFDPFCDDMAAVDDENISFLEFASRTLLAEDGRLAMFCIHPFLPLDYQRAMFAHYRQVEIGVVQVEPRDTADPTDKWSGRMISVVLYK